The DNA segment CGCAGCATTACCTTTAGATAAATATTTCGTGTTTTCTTTGACATTGATTCCAAGTGAATGAATCATTCTTGTTGCTTTTTGGATGTCAAAATCCGGGAAAAACCCATGATAAATTTGAAAAAAGTTACGAATCACCATGTTCGGTAAAAAATCTTCACTTGGTAAGTAAGCAACGCGGCTATTTCCAGCTAACTCAATCGTTCCAGCTGTTGGTTTAAGAAGCCCTGAAATCGCATTTAATAGTGTTGTTTTACCTGCCCCATTTGGACCAAGTAAACCAATTATTTTTCCTTTTTCGAGTGATAAATGAATATTATTTAGTGGTTTTTTTCTGGGGTATTTTTTTGTTAATCCCGTAATTTTAATAAGATTTTCATTCATGGTGGCTACTCCTTTTTGTTAGTAATTCTATTGCTGCTTCATTATCTAGACCGATACTTCTTGCTTCTTCCAAAAAGCGATCTGTTATTTCTTCGGCCAATTCTTTTTTTAGTTGTTCGAAAATCGCTTTGTCTGAGGTGACAAAAGAACCCATTCCGCGTTTCGCATAAATATAACCGGTGCGTTCTAGCTCTTGATAAGCGCGACTTACTGTATTAGGGTTCACTGAAAGCATTACGCCCATCTCTCGAACAGAAGGTAACTTGTCATCGCCTTTCCATTCGCCTGTAATCATTTGTTTTTTCATCCAGTCAGAGATTTGACTGTAGATTGGTTTATCCGCGTGAAAGGTTGGATTCATCGCTACCTCCTTTGTATAGTTATACTAGTGTATTAAGTAAATAGTACACTGAGCTTTACTTATTTGTCAAGCACAAAAAAAGCTAGGAAGCAGCGTGGTAGCCTCTTCCTAGCTTCTAAATTACTATTTTTCTGCATCAAACCAAATATCATTTTGATGACGTAATTCGTTGGAGACACGTAATACTTTTAAGCTTAAATCTGCTAAGTATTCATATGTATCACGGTCAGTTTGTTCGATAATTCTAGCAAACTCAGCTGCCTCAAATTGCATGTCATTTGCAACAACCGGACCAGCGAGTGCTGTTTCTTCTTTTGTTGCATTATCATAAAAAGTAATATTTTCAATGCCGGTGAGCGGGTCTATGATTAGCGTACCTTTTTGACCATAAATTTCGCTTGGTAGGAACGACTGGGAATTTTTCCCTTGGATGATAGTGATATTAAATGTAGGATATTCTAAGATAATCGGTCCGAGGCCGTCTACACCAGTTGGTAATTTAGTTGCGAAATAAGTTGATTTTACTGGTTCACCAAATAATGTAATGGCGGAATAAAGTGGATAAACACCCAAATCCACTATCGAGCCACCAGAGAATTTCAAGGAAAAGATATTTGGTTCTTCGCCGTTTAAAACTTGATCATATC comes from the Listeria welshimeri serovar 6b str. SLCC5334 genome and includes:
- a CDS encoding ABC transporter ATP-binding protein yields the protein MNENLIKITGLTKKYPRKKPLNNIHLSLEKGKIIGLLGPNGAGKTTLLNAISGLLKPTAGTIELAGNSRVAYLPSEDFLPNMVIRNFFQIYHGFFPDFDIQKATRMIHSLGINVKENTKYLSKGNAAKVMLALILCRDVDLYLLDEPFSEIDLIARDDLVKSITTFLKEGATLVVTTHLIQDLEMMFDEIIFMKRGKIIDRIETEILREEYGKSVVNYYREVFGHA
- a CDS encoding GntR family transcriptional regulator, which gives rise to MNPTFHADKPIYSQISDWMKKQMITGEWKGDDKLPSVREMGVMLSVNPNTVSRAYQELERTGYIYAKRGMGSFVTSDKAIFEQLKKELAEEITDRFLEEARSIGLDNEAAIELLTKRSSHHE
- a CDS encoding Gfo/Idh/MocA family protein; amino-acid sequence: MKLGIMGTNWITDSFIEGAINSGEWNLTAVYSRTEEKARAFGEKYGELTYFTDVEEMGKSDACDAVYIASPNALHYQHAVSLLKNKKHVIVEKPIFSTVTELEHAHQIARENNVFLFEAARHIQEPNFKRLQENIEKVGTIHGATLAYMKYSSRYDQVLNGEEPNIFSLKFSGGSIVDLGVYPLYSAITLFGEPVKSTYFATKLPTGVDGLGPIILEYPTFNITIIQGKNSQSFLPSEIYGQKGTLIIDPLTGIENITFYDNATKEETALAGPVVANDMQFEAAEFARIIEQTDRDTYEYLADLSLKVLRVSNELRHQNDIWFDAEK